Part of the Aquimarina sp. MAR_2010_214 genome is shown below.
AGTTATGGTTCTCTTCTGGATAATGCTTAAACACAAAGTTTATTCCTAATGGCTCATTTTTATAGTACTTATCTGCAAATGTGAGAATGTCATACTGATCAACAAACCCAAGAACTCCCATGCCTTCTTCATCTCCTAACGATAGATATAAGTGCCTGTTAAGGTTTGAATTATTATCAAAAAAGGCATTGAGTTTATCTTTAGTCTTATAATCGATTTGCCATAAACTTGGGCTTATTGCTATATAAGCATTAAATGATTTTGGACTATCTAATAAGGCATTGATAACAAAATAACCTCCTAGTGAATGACCACTTATTAATTCAAAATTCGCTGTTTTGAATTGTTTTTTTATTGTTGGTTTCAATTCTGTATTAATGAATTTTAAGAACTTTTTAAAACGCCCATTTGGATTTGATACGGTATCATTTAAAGTCATGTTGTTGATGTAATTTTCATGACCACTATCCGAAATTCCAACGACTATCATTTCGGGTATTTTTTTACTTATACTTGATAGTTGCTCTACTATACCTGTTACATGATGAAAATTATAATCCCCATCTAACAAATATAATACGGGATACTTGCTATCATTTTCATTAACATAACTTGGTGGTAAATAAATAGTATAACTTCTTGTTTCGTTTAAAACAGATGACTCAATATTATATCGTTCTCCAATAGATATTGTAGTATGTTGACTAAATACATTAAGTCCAAATTGGATTAGGAAAATTAATGTGAGTAGGTGCTTCATAGTAAAAGTCATTTAAAATTATTATAATTGATTTGTAATAAATTGAATGGTCGTTTCAAGGACAACATATGTTTCATTTTTAATACCCTCAATTGTATTTTGAATTACAATATAAAGGGTTATTTAATACGATTTAAACTATTTTCTATATTAAACTCAGATTCATTATTTCTAGTACTTACATTGTCTTGTGCAAAAATTTGAATTGAGATTAAATTCAAAAAATAACAAGGATAATATCTTTGATTTAGTATGCGTGTTTATTTGAGTTAAATAAAATAACTCACCTTCTTGCTGTAAAAAATGACCCCAGTAGAATGTTTTTAGGATCTAAAAATGAATACCAAATACTTGCTATATCCGAAAATCCATGCAATAAAAATATGGTTTCACCTTTTCCTTTAGAAATGATATAATAATCATGACCATTTGCTTTTATAGAATCAATAGTACGGTTGCTTAAACTTTTCATAGAATTATTAATTATAGTTACCTGAAACAGGTATAATATTGGGAGTAAAACTAGAATTTTGTAGATGTATAAAAGTTCATTTTTATAAATGCGAACAAAGTTTAACAATATTTTTTGATTAATCATATTAGGATTCCCTTTGTGACTAAACAGTATTTAATAGATTGAAGCACATATTTATTATTTTACCATTTATCTTTTACTTGAGTTTTATTATTAATAATAAAACCATAAATAATACATCTATTGATTGTATGATATTTTTCGTTTTGTAGTACGATTGAATGATAACTATTGTAACAATTCTGAAGTTTAAATATGGGGTCAGTTGTATAAGTTCTGTACCCGAAAAAGATTCTTAATAAAATATATCAAGAACAGTTTAGAGAATTTGTATTATTTTAATTTTTGAAATAAGAATAGTTAATTTGATATCAAACTTCTGATCTGATCAATTTTGATAGATACTTTAACGCTTCTTTATCACGACTTTTAAAATAAGTATATGCATGTTCAGGCAGCCAATACTTGTCGATAAAATCTATAAATATAGGTAGTAAATGATTACTGTATTGTTTTACTTCTATTTCTTTACCATTTGGTAATTGATGAAGATATGTTTTAAATTCACGATTATATTGCGGAAATTTTTCTTCTAGATATTTCTCGAAATAATGAGAAATACTAATATCGGGTCTTATTTCTTTACCGCCAAAAGCTTTGTTGGGTAATATATAACCTTCTTGTTCAAATCGCCCATACAATCTAATAAAAAGTTCGCTTAATATCGAAAAATAACCAGGCGATATACGATCCCAATTATCATTAAAACGGATTACAAAATTAGGTATTTCTAGCCGCTTTGTAGTATAATATCCTCTAACTCGTATTAGTGGTAAAACCTGATTAGTTATCCATTTTCTGAATTTTTTAGCACTATTTGTAGTGCTTTTAAAAATTAGATAATACAAACCGCTTTCAGAAATCAGGTTCATATTTTTCTTAGTACCATTATGAAATATTTCCGTAGCAAAACGTTCTTCTATATCCAGAGTACTCCACACTTCATTTGGATTCCCTAACTCTAATATCTCTACTACTTCATCAGCGATGAACCAAATTTGATTATTGATCTCTATAGAGGTTAACTGCTGAAAATAATTAGTTTCTTTCTTTGCAATTTTTGTTTTCATCATTCATAATTTTCAGAAGAATAAATATAATCGAGTATATGTTATCCCACTATGATAATTATCAGATTTATTAACCTGTAACTAAAACATCATAACAGTTGACTTATGGGTGAATTTTGAAGATTAAATTTCAATTTAATAGGATGTTCCTAATGACATTGGTCATATTAAAAAAGAAGCGTAAACTGTACATTTGAGAGATAGATCAAAAAGATATATTTATAATGGACACATCTATACTTTTAGCAAAATTTTGGGGTTGGTATTTAATTATGTTCTTCTTCATATTAAGTTTTAATCCAAAACGAATTAAGCAGATTTTTGAGGACCTGAAAGATCAAAAATTTCTAATTATCTCTTCTTTTATAGCAATTATAGTGGGATTACTCAATATCCTTTTTCACAACATCTGGGAACCAAATTGGAGATTTATCATCACCGTTATAGGTTGGATTTCTTTAGGTATAGGATTGTTGCTATTTATCTTTCCAAAAGGAACCACCAAGTGGTTAGAGTTTATCAATATAAAATTGGTACAAGTGTTATACGTACTATTGTTTTTAATAGGAGTTCTCTTGTTGAATGCAGGATATGAGTTAGTACCATATTAATCTTTTAAAAAAGTTTGGATGAAAAATCATTTCAATTCAAAAAATAGTTGCTGATAATGAAAAGAGGAAAAAGGATGATGATAAATATTCTGGTAATATTAGGATTAACGTTGATTACTTGGATAGTACTTACTGTTATTGTGGATAAAAAAGGACCAGAAAAGATTGCTGTTATAGGAATGTCTGATGCCGATCACAAGGCACTGATCGTATATGATCCTGACCCGATTTACAACCTTGATGAAAAAATAAGCAAATCATTTGCAGAAGGCTTATCCGAGAAAGGTTGGGGCTCAAAAGTAGTAACAGTAGCTGCTGCTAAAAATTTTGAAAAAGAGTTTTTTGACTTATATGTATTCTGTGCGAATACCTATAATTGGACTCCTGATAAAGCAATTCGTAATCACATAAAAAATAATGATCATATACAAGGAAAACATGTAGTTGCTATTACCTTAGGTAGCGGCTCTACAAAAAGATCCCAACGTTTACTTGAAGATTTGATTAAACAAAAAGAAGCCGTACTTATTGATTCAAGAACATTTTGGTTAATGAAACCTAACATTGAATCAAATTCTAAAAGATCGAATAGTAAAATAGCTGTAGAAATGGCCAAAACTTTCGGAATAGAAATAGCCGAAAAGATTAGAAATTAATTCGGAATATTCTTGTTTTGTTAATTGATTTGTAATCTGATAGACATCATTTTTTGTCTATACAATTGCCGAAATTTATATTGTATTTCAAACAATTCTTCTACAAAACGTATCATAATTTTTCAGAAACATATGTAACCCAAAAAGAAACTGTATAAACGATCGAAATATTCGAGATAAATCCTGCATTCTACAGTAGTATTAAGTGGTGAAAACCCATTAGGGAACTAAATAGCCAACAAAAAATGCTTTGAAAAGTAAATCCTCAAAGCATTTTTGGATAGGATTTAATCAAAAGTACATTGCTCTTGAATACGCTCATATATACTTTACTTATGATAATAATGTATATAAAACTGTATTCTAATTAGAACAATATTAAAACTGCTTTAAAAAGGTCAATTTTCCAATAAACTGTGTGTTATTTTCAACTGGAGTAAAACCATTATTTTCTGTATTGTTATATACTAGATAAATAAAGGAATTGGGTTTGTATTCCCAACTAAAACGTGCGTTCCATCTACCTTGTTCATTAAATGAATTGTATTGATAAAAGGCTGATAATTGTATTCTAGGGTTTAATGCCAAGCGCAAACCACCGGTATATAGATTGGTTTCCAATTTTTTTTCTTCCAAACCAATATTTCTTAGGTGATTGTATTCATAATCAGCCGATATTGCTAAATGAGGCATTGGAGCATAGCGTATTCCTGATGTTAAAGTTTCCCGATTACCATTATAAAAATTACCCCACTCAAACTTTCCTGATAGTGAAAACTTTTTGGAACGGTCCGAGTTGTAACGAACAAATTGCCTAGTATAGAAATAGCGGTCTTGCGAGATGGAAAGCCCCAACGGAGCAAAATCAAAATTAATGTTCTGCCAAGTAGGGGTCACAGCATACTCTACAAAGCTGTTATCCTTAAAAAATATATATACAGGAAAGAAATACAAACTTGCTTGCTGAAAATTTTCAGGGTTGTCAAAATCGTGATAATATCTTGCAAAAACACCTGGATCCCAACGACGAATCCAAGGCATTTTTTTAGGACGTAAAATGAAGTAGCCTCCAGGGTTGTGCTGTATAACATTGTTCTGATAGACAAATCCCATTGCTGGGTTATAATCGCTACTTACAAAATTGGATTGCCATCCCCAATACATTTTATTGGTGGTATAGCCTACAGAAGCAGTACCTGCATATCCCCATTTGTCGGTCGTTTCATCCTTGGATGTGGATGCCAGATAGGAAACTGTCCACTCATTTTTGGGACGTATCAATCCGTCTATGGTAAGGGTGGTATTGTTATTTTCATTTAATGACAATGCGTTGTTCCTTTCATTTAAACGATGGGTGAGCATTACACCTACATTATTTTCCTTACCATAATTTTGTAAATATCGAAAAACTCCAAAGTTGGCTGCTGCCGAAGCATCGGTATCTCCTTGATGCACATATAACCCGGCAAGTGTCTTGTTTTCATCTCTATTGGTAAAGCGTGCCCCAATATCTATAGGAGCTGGTGCGGCATTAAAACCACCTTGTAGCCCTATTTGTCTACTAAAAAAAGGTACTATGTTTCTCTCTGAAGCTCCTGCCCAAATACCCGAATTTTCAAGAAAAAACTGTCGCCTTTCCGGGAAAAATATATTGAAACGTTCTAAATTGTTTACCGCCCTATCCACATCTGCCTGTGCAAAATCGGTATTAATGGTTAAATCTACCACGGTATTAGGGGAAACCACCCATTTGGCATCACCACCGACTTTATAGTCATTCTGTGAATTGGTTACTGTATTACCACTCTTAGTTTCTTCAAACTGATATAAAGCATAAGGCTCTATACGAATGTTTGCTGATGGTGGAGGTACTTGTAATCCGGTAAGTTTTGCAGCATAAGTCATTCTGTATGGAGAAAAGGCTTGTGGTATCTTAGGAAAAACGGTCTGTTCATAGTCCCTGCGGGCCAATCTAAAAAAGGTAATCCCCCAGTTTACAGGCACACCGTCTTTCGGTTTATCATAGCGGAGTGATTTAAAAGGAATGGCAAATTCGGCATAGTATCCCTGTTCAGTTCGTTGTGTCCTAACCGACCATAAGGCGTTCCAATTATTGTCCGTATAACTATCGTTAAAATTTTGTAAGTCACGTTGATTACCATACGGAGTGGTTTGGAAAGAAACTGCATACTGTTTGGTATTCTGTGCATCTATCTGAATGGCAAAAATATCGTTTTCCCCATAAGAGAAGTCTCGCCGTAAATCCTGAATTCTAATTCCTTTTGTTCCCAATGAGTCTTTACAAAAAGCGCCCACATAGAGGTTTTTATCATCGAAAAGAATTTTTACTTCGGTTTTGTAACGGTAATCTTTGCTTTGTACTGGTTCAATTTTAAAAAAATCGGATACAATTGGGGCATTTTCCCAATCCATTTCATTTAATCTACCATCAATGGTTATCGTTCCAGTTGCTTTTGTTGCTTGTATTTCCTGAGGGTTTTCAGGTGGCGGAAAATTATCGCTCTCTTGTCCTTTAGCATACGGGATGCACATCAGAAAGCTGAATATTACTATATATAAGTATTTGGTTTTCATTGAATCAATAATTATTTAGTTAGCCATTTTTTTCATCTTCATAAAACCCATTATTCCAAAGAGTAAGGAGATAAGGGTAATCTTAAGAAAACTATATAGCACCATACTCCAGCGATTATCATTTTCTTTCATTTTAAAAACAGGACGCTCAGAATAGTCTTCTTGCATGATGGGTTTGTCCTAAAAAAACTGTCAAAATAGAACGAGGTGATTTTTAAGGTTGTGAAAGTAGAAATTTATTAAAGTAGTGATGATTTTTTTAGATTAGTATAATAATACTATTGTGTCAAAAAATATACACTTAAAGAAACAGTATGAAAATGATTACACTAAAAAAGGAGGAGGCCTCGAAAATAGATTGGTAAAATTTGTAGCAGTACTATAAACAAAATTATAGCGACTTATTACTTCTTTTTGAAAATGAAATTCGTAATTATTGCCTATATAGTTTTGGGCAACATCATTAATAGCAGGAGTAAGATTATTGACGGTAACAAGATCACAAACTTCACAATGTTCAATGGTATTATCATCATGTGTAATCACATGTAGACCCGCCACTTTCAAAGAAAGAAAAATGACAATAAAAGTATAGGCAATATAATTTTTTAAATGGCCTATTTCCATAGTAAACAAACCTAACAATTTTTGTTTTATTAAAGTGTTAAATGTTTTCAAAATTATCAAGGCATTTGGAACAGAACGATTGTATCTTAATATTTTAAGTCTACGACTATTTTGAATACAAGTTTGTAGTTATAAATGTATGTCTATGATATTTTATGTGTTTAGGTATAATATATGCTTGTTTTATTTTCTTCAATAAATGGTTATTGATTACAGGTACTTTTATTGTAAAGCATTTTTATGTAAAATGAAGTTAAAATTTAGATATCAACCATAATCTAGTTTTGGTAATTTATCCTTATGACACTTAAGCTACAATAGTTTTTCAAATTACCCCAACATTACCTATACATCAATATTATATTTTAGGTTGTGAGTATAGTATTTTTATGATTTGTTAAAAGATCAAAATCATTATTAACGATTGTTTTTATTTGAAACTAGTGCAATTTTTTAATTTTATTGATTGTCGTATAGTTTTTGTTGTGGTTATCTATTGGTAAAATGGAAAGAGGCATGATTATATTTGAGAAACCAAAAAAACAACTAAAAAATTGACACAAACTCACTATCAAATTTATGAAGCTATATAACTATTTACTCATCATAAAAGTTTTGAATGAGTAGGTTTGAAAAACCTCAAAAACTTTAAAATAGTATCACTGTATCTTAGACAGTCGATTTTAAATAAGTAACAAAAAAAACCTTTTAACCCTAATTATTTAACTATTATGAAAACTACAAACAGTAGCACGATTCCGTGGCTGCATTACACAACTCATTTTCAAATCGTATTAATTTTAATCTTTTTTCTAACTATAGACAATTTATGCGCCCAAGTGAATACTGGAGGGAACTCTAACACTTCGAACCATGGCAAGCAGATTATTGGTTATATTACTAATTGGGATGCTTGGAAACAGCCTACAGCAGGAGTACCAGCTCAGGGAGCATTAACTCAATTGAATATAGACTATTCTAAATATACAATTCTTAACTATTCATTTTTTGGAGTAGCTAATGATGGATCCTTACATAGTGGAGATCTTCGAAATAAGCAAATATATCAGCCAGGAGCTGTGCAACAACCTGGGGATATACTATATAGTGACGTATATAGTAGTTGGGATTTTTATATTCTGTTTGGTGAAGTAGAACCCATACAGTATATCAGTGAAGCAGTAAAGAAAAGAGCTGAAGCACTAGGATATCAGGTAACTGTAGGTGGAAATACCTGGAGTCACCCAGAGTGGGGGCTAAGTGGTAATCTTCCACTGCCACTTCCTAAAGAAGGTAGTGATGGAAAAGGATTATTAGAACTAGCTCACCAAAACGGAGTAAAAGTTATGGCCTCTATTGGTGGATGGAGTATGTGTAAGCATTTTCCAGAAATGGCGGCAGACCCTGCTAAAAGGGCACGTTTTATAAAAGATTGTAAAAAGCTCATTAACATGGGGTTTGATGGAATTGATCTGGACTGGGAATACCCTGGGCCATTCCCTGGAATGAATTTTACAGGAACAAATGCGGACTATGTTAATTTTGAGAACTTAGTTCAGGAAATTAGAAATGCAATAGGCCCAGATAAACTAATTACTGCAGCTATGGCTGCAGATCCTAAAAAAATTGAAGGATTCAATTGGTCCAAGTTAGTCAGTACTATGGATTATTTTAATATGATGACCTACGATTTCAATGGAGGATGGTCTAATAAGGCAGGGCATAATGCACCTGTATATCCTTATGATGGGGCAGAGGTGCCCGATTTTAACTGGCAGTCTACATTAAATAAGTTAACTTCTAAAGGAGTACCTTCTAATAAAATAAATTTTGGAGTTCCGTTTTATGGTAGAGGTGTAGTGACTAAAGGAAATGCTGCACTTAATGCCACTACTGTTAAAAGAAATGTTACTATACAACCCGATGGTCCTGTAAGTACAGCTGCCGATTATACAAATTGGCCACAAGAAGTCTATGATGGTACACCAAATTACTTTTTTATCAAACAAAAAACTGGGGGAGGAAGTGGCTGGACACGACAGTGGGACGACCAGGCTAAAGTGCCTTATATGACCAAAGGTAATTTCTTTTTGAGCTATGATGATGAAGAATCTATAGGAGTTAAGGCAAAATTTATAAATGATAATAACCTGGCAGGTACCATTGTATGGACAGTCTATGGGGATTTGGAAATGAGTGGCTCAGTTCAATCTTTTGGTAACAAACTGAAAAGATGGTCAAATGTGAAATCACCACTAGTTAATAAAATAAATGAAGTATTTGCATCAGGAGGAACAGGAAATCCTCCTCCAACGGTTTCAATTACTTCACCAGCTCAAGGAGCAACATTTATTGCAGGAGCCAATATCAATATCAGTGCAAATGCCAGTGATAGTAATGGAAGTATTACTCGTG
Proteins encoded:
- a CDS encoding alpha/beta hydrolase-fold protein: MKHLLTLIFLIQFGLNVFSQHTTISIGERYNIESSVLNETRSYTIYLPPSYVNENDSKYPVLYLLDGDYNFHHVTGIVEQLSSISKKIPEMIVVGISDSGHENYINNMTLNDTVSNPNGRFKKFLKFINTELKPTIKKQFKTANFELISGHSLGGYFVINALLDSPKSFNAYIAISPSLWQIDYKTKDKLNAFFDNNSNLNRHLYLSLGDEEGMGVLGFVDQYDILTFADKYYKNEPLGINFVFKHYPEENHNSVGLISVNNALKHFFKSYDINSDELSKLKTFKEYKNRIKAYSKLMGDDFKIPTHHLEYLTTKFHENEVEFLVLEKEVKAKYSSSISDFNNALGNIYIKNSKTVKAIKLLESNCSSYPNEPKYLSNLAKAYFKNNNKEKAIKTFEKAINLAKKQSARQWYLNQLKADYLKALKNDKI
- a CDS encoding Bro-N domain-containing protein is translated as MKTKIAKKETNYFQQLTSIEINNQIWFIADEVVEILELGNPNEVWSTLDIEERFATEIFHNGTKKNMNLISESGLYYLIFKSTTNSAKKFRKWITNQVLPLIRVRGYYTTKRLEIPNFVIRFNDNWDRISPGYFSILSELFIRLYGRFEQEGYILPNKAFGGKEIRPDISISHYFEKYLEEKFPQYNREFKTYLHQLPNGKEIEVKQYSNHLLPIFIDFIDKYWLPEHAYTYFKSRDKEALKYLSKLIRSEV
- a CDS encoding DUF5916 domain-containing protein gives rise to the protein MKTKYLYIVIFSFLMCIPYAKGQESDNFPPPENPQEIQATKATGTITIDGRLNEMDWENAPIVSDFFKIEPVQSKDYRYKTEVKILFDDKNLYVGAFCKDSLGTKGIRIQDLRRDFSYGENDIFAIQIDAQNTKQYAVSFQTTPYGNQRDLQNFNDSYTDNNWNALWSVRTQRTEQGYYAEFAIPFKSLRYDKPKDGVPVNWGITFFRLARRDYEQTVFPKIPQAFSPYRMTYAAKLTGLQVPPPSANIRIEPYALYQFEETKSGNTVTNSQNDYKVGGDAKWVVSPNTVVDLTINTDFAQADVDRAVNNLERFNIFFPERRQFFLENSGIWAGASERNIVPFFSRQIGLQGGFNAAPAPIDIGARFTNRDENKTLAGLYVHQGDTDASAAANFGVFRYLQNYGKENNVGVMLTHRLNERNNALSLNENNNTTLTIDGLIRPKNEWTVSYLASTSKDETTDKWGYAGTASVGYTTNKMYWGWQSNFVSSDYNPAMGFVYQNNVIQHNPGGYFILRPKKMPWIRRWDPGVFARYYHDFDNPENFQQASLYFFPVYIFFKDNSFVEYAVTPTWQNINFDFAPLGLSISQDRYFYTRQFVRYNSDRSKKFSLSGKFEWGNFYNGNRETLTSGIRYAPMPHLAISADYEYNHLRNIGLEEKKLETNLYTGGLRLALNPRIQLSAFYQYNSFNEQGRWNARFSWEYKPNSFIYLVYNNTENNGFTPVENNTQFIGKLTFLKQF